In Phalacrocorax aristotelis chromosome 6, bGulAri2.1, whole genome shotgun sequence, one DNA window encodes the following:
- the DDR2 gene encoding discoidin domain-containing receptor 2 isoform X2 produces MPAPPRAALLLLLLLLLLHIPQGARAQVNPAVCRYPLGMSGGHIPDEDISASSQWSESTAAKYGRLDSEDGDGAWCPESPVEPDDLKEFLQIDLHALHFITLVGTQGRHAGGHGNEFAPMYKINYSRDGTRWISWRNRHRKQVLDGNTNPYDIVLKDLEPPLIARFIRFIPVTDHSMNVCLRVELYGCVWLDGLVSYNAPAGQQLILPGGTVIYLNDSVYDGAFGYSMTEGLGQLTDGVSGLDDFTQTHEYHVWPGYDYVGWHNESTTGGYVEITFEFDRIRNFTAMKVHCNNMFAKGVKIFKEVQCYFRADTSEWEPSAVSSVLVLDDVNPSARFVTVPLLHRMASAIKCQYYFADTWMMFSEITFQSDAAMYNNSVAPPEMPMVPTTYDPTLKVDDSNTRILIGCLVAIIFILVAIIVIILWRQFWQKMLEKASRRMLDDEMTVSLSLPSESSMFNHNRSSSSSEQESSSTYDRIFPLGPDYQEPSRLIRKLPEFTPGEEDTGCSGPVKPSQASVPEGVPHYAEADIVNLQGVTGGNTYSVPALTMDLLSGKDVAVEEFPRKLLTFKEKLGEGQFGEVHLCEVEGMEKFMGKDFALDGLDASSNRPMLVAVKMLRADANKNARNDFLKEIKIMSRLKDPNIIRLLAVCITDDPLCMITEYMENGDLNQFLSRQQAGSPPAGHAATVSYSDLRFMATQIASGMKYLSSLNFVHRDLATRNCLVGKQYTIKIADFGMSRNLYSGDYYRIQGRAVLPIRWMSWESILLGKFTTASDVWAFGVTLWETFTLCREQPYSQLSDEQVIENTGEFFRDQGRQTYLPQPALCPDSVYKLMLSCWRRDTKDRPSFQDIHRLLQESASEE; encoded by the exons ATGCCTGCCCCTCCGAGAgcagctcttctgctgctgctgctgctgctgctgctgcacatccCACAGGGTGCGAGAGCCCAGGTCAACCCGG CGGTGTGCCGGTACCCCTTGGGAATGTCGGGCGGGCACATCCCTGATGAGGACATCTCAGCTTCCAGCCAGTGGTCTGAGTCCACAGCCGCCAAGTACGGACG GCTGGACTCAGAGGATGGCGACGGCGCCTGGTGCCCTGAGAGCCCGGTGGAGCCCGATGACCTGAAGGAGTTCCTGCAGATCGACCTGCACGCCCTGCACTTCATCACGCTGGTGGGCACCCAGGGGCGCCATGCCGGGGGCCATGGCAACGAGTTTGCCCCCATGTATAAGATCAACTACAGCCGGGACGGCACCCGCTGGATCTCCTGGAGGAATCGGCACAGGAAGCAG gTGCTGGATGGAAACACCAACCCCTACGACATCGTCCTCAAGGACCTGGAGCCGCCCCTCATTGCCCGCTTCATCCGCTTCATCCCTGTCACCGACCACTCCATGAATGTCTGCCTGCGCGTGGAGCTGTATGGCTGTGTCTGGCTGG ATGGGCTGGTGTCCTACAATGCGCCGGCTGGGCAGCAGCTCATCCTTCCTGGGGGCACTGTCATCTACCTGAATGACTCGGTGTACGATGGGGCATTCGGGTACAG CATGACGGAGGGCCTGGGCCAGCTGACAGATGGGGTGTCGGGGCTGGATGACTTCACGCAGACTCATGAGTACCATGTCTGGCCGGGCTACGACTACGTGGGCTGGCACAATGAGAGCACCACTGGGGGCTATGTGGAGATCACCTTCGAGTTTGACCGCATCAGGAACTTCACCGCCATGAAG GTCCACTGCAACAACATGTTTGCCAAAGGGGTAAAGATCTTCAAGGAGGTGCAGTGCTACTTCCGTGCCGACACCAGCGAGTGGGAGCCCAGCGCTGTCTCCTCAGTGCTGGTGCTGGATGATGTGAACCCCAGCGCCCGCTTCGTCACTGTGCCCCTGCTCCACCGCATGGCCAGCGCCATCAAGTGCCAGTACTACTTTGCTGACACCTGGATGATGTTCAGCGAGATCACCTTCCAGTCGG ATGCAGCCATGTACAACAACTCAGTGGCCCCCCCGGAGATGCCCATGGTCCCCACAACTTATG ACCCCACGCTCAAGGTAGATGACAGCAACACACGCATCTTGATCGGGTGCCTGGTGGCGATCATCTTCATCCTAGTGGCCATCATCGTCATCATACTGTGGCGGCAGTTCTGGCAGAAGATGCTGGAGAAG GCATCACGGAGGATGCTAGATGACGAAATGACGGTCAGCCTCTCCCTACCCAGCGAATCCAGCATGTTCAACCACAaccgctcctcctcctccagcgaGCAGGAATCCAGCTCCACCTATGACCGCATATTCCCTCTGGGACCTGATTACCAGGAGCCCTCCCGCCTGATCCGCAAGCTGCCCGAGTTCACCCCAGGGGAGGAGGACACGG GCTGCAGTGGCCCCGTGAAGCCATCCCAGGCCAGCGTCCCCGAGGGCGTCCCCCACTATGCCGAGGCTGACATCGTGAACCTGCAGGGCGTGACGGGCGGCAACACCTACTCGGTGCCGGCCCTCACCATGGACCTGCTCTCGGGCAAGGATGTGGCTGTTGAGGAGTTCCCCAGGAAGCTGTTGACCTTCAAGGAGAAGCTGGGGGAAGGCCAGTTTGGGGAG GTTCACCTCTGCGAAGTGGAGGGGATGGAGAAGTTCATGGGCAAGGACTTTGCCCTGGACGGCTTGGACGCCAGCTCCAACCGCCCCATGCTGGTGGCTGTGAAGATGCTGCGAGCGGATGCCAACAAAAATGCCAG GAACgattttctgaaggaaatcaAGATCATGTCGCGGCTGAAGGATCCCAATATCATCCGGCTGCTGGCAGTGTGCATCACGGATGACCCCCTGTGCATGATCACAGAGTACATGGAGAATGGAGACCTCAATCAGTTCCTGTCCCgccagcaggcaggcagccccccTGCTGGCCATGCGGCCACCGTCAG CTACAGTGACCTGCGGTTCATGGCCACCCAGATCGCCTCTGGCATGAAGTACCTCTCCTCCCTCAACTTTGTGCACCGAGACCTGGCCACACGCAACTGCCTGGTGGGGAAGCAGTACACCATCAAGATAGCTGACTTTGGCATGAGCAGGAATCTCTACAGCGGGGACTACTACCGCATCCAGGGGCGGGCAGTGCTCCCCATCCGATGGATGTCCTGGGAGAGCATCCTGCTG GGCAAGTTCACGACGGCCAGTGATGTGTGGGCATTTGGTGTGACACTGTGGGAGACCTTCACGCTCTGCCGGGAGCAGCCCTACTCCCAGCTGTCTGATGAGCAGGTCATCGAAAACACCGGCGAGTTTTTCCGGGACCAGGGCCGGCAG ACCTACCTTCCCCAGCCTGCACTTTGCCCTGACTCAGTCTATAAGCTAATGCTCAGCTGCTGGAGACGGGACACTAAAGATCGTCCCTCCTTCCAGGACATCCATCGCCTTCTCCAGGAGTCAGCCAGTGAAGAATGA
- the DDR2 gene encoding discoidin domain-containing receptor 2 isoform X1, translating to MPAPPRAALLLLLLLLLLHIPQGARAQVNPAVCRYPLGMSGGHIPDEDISASSQWSESTAAKYGRLDSEDGDGAWCPESPVEPDDLKEFLQIDLHALHFITLVGTQGRHAGGHGNEFAPMYKINYSRDGTRWISWRNRHRKQVLDGNTNPYDIVLKDLEPPLIARFIRFIPVTDHSMNVCLRVELYGCVWLDGLVSYNAPAGQQLILPGGTVIYLNDSVYDGAFGYSMTEGLGQLTDGVSGLDDFTQTHEYHVWPGYDYVGWHNESTTGGYVEITFEFDRIRNFTAMKVHCNNMFAKGVKIFKEVQCYFRADTSEWEPSAVSSVLVLDDVNPSARFVTVPLLHRMASAIKCQYYFADTWMMFSEITFQSDAAMYNNSVAPPEMPMVPTTYDPTLKVDDSNTRILIGCLVAIIFILVAIIVIILWRQFWQKMLEKASRRMLDDEMTVSLSLPSESSMFNHNRSSSSSEQESSSTYDRIFPLGPDYQEPSRLIRKLPEFTPGEEDTAGCSGPVKPSQASVPEGVPHYAEADIVNLQGVTGGNTYSVPALTMDLLSGKDVAVEEFPRKLLTFKEKLGEGQFGEVHLCEVEGMEKFMGKDFALDGLDASSNRPMLVAVKMLRADANKNARNDFLKEIKIMSRLKDPNIIRLLAVCITDDPLCMITEYMENGDLNQFLSRQQAGSPPAGHAATVSYSDLRFMATQIASGMKYLSSLNFVHRDLATRNCLVGKQYTIKIADFGMSRNLYSGDYYRIQGRAVLPIRWMSWESILLGKFTTASDVWAFGVTLWETFTLCREQPYSQLSDEQVIENTGEFFRDQGRQTYLPQPALCPDSVYKLMLSCWRRDTKDRPSFQDIHRLLQESASEE from the exons ATGCCTGCCCCTCCGAGAgcagctcttctgctgctgctgctgctgctgctgctgcacatccCACAGGGTGCGAGAGCCCAGGTCAACCCGG CGGTGTGCCGGTACCCCTTGGGAATGTCGGGCGGGCACATCCCTGATGAGGACATCTCAGCTTCCAGCCAGTGGTCTGAGTCCACAGCCGCCAAGTACGGACG GCTGGACTCAGAGGATGGCGACGGCGCCTGGTGCCCTGAGAGCCCGGTGGAGCCCGATGACCTGAAGGAGTTCCTGCAGATCGACCTGCACGCCCTGCACTTCATCACGCTGGTGGGCACCCAGGGGCGCCATGCCGGGGGCCATGGCAACGAGTTTGCCCCCATGTATAAGATCAACTACAGCCGGGACGGCACCCGCTGGATCTCCTGGAGGAATCGGCACAGGAAGCAG gTGCTGGATGGAAACACCAACCCCTACGACATCGTCCTCAAGGACCTGGAGCCGCCCCTCATTGCCCGCTTCATCCGCTTCATCCCTGTCACCGACCACTCCATGAATGTCTGCCTGCGCGTGGAGCTGTATGGCTGTGTCTGGCTGG ATGGGCTGGTGTCCTACAATGCGCCGGCTGGGCAGCAGCTCATCCTTCCTGGGGGCACTGTCATCTACCTGAATGACTCGGTGTACGATGGGGCATTCGGGTACAG CATGACGGAGGGCCTGGGCCAGCTGACAGATGGGGTGTCGGGGCTGGATGACTTCACGCAGACTCATGAGTACCATGTCTGGCCGGGCTACGACTACGTGGGCTGGCACAATGAGAGCACCACTGGGGGCTATGTGGAGATCACCTTCGAGTTTGACCGCATCAGGAACTTCACCGCCATGAAG GTCCACTGCAACAACATGTTTGCCAAAGGGGTAAAGATCTTCAAGGAGGTGCAGTGCTACTTCCGTGCCGACACCAGCGAGTGGGAGCCCAGCGCTGTCTCCTCAGTGCTGGTGCTGGATGATGTGAACCCCAGCGCCCGCTTCGTCACTGTGCCCCTGCTCCACCGCATGGCCAGCGCCATCAAGTGCCAGTACTACTTTGCTGACACCTGGATGATGTTCAGCGAGATCACCTTCCAGTCGG ATGCAGCCATGTACAACAACTCAGTGGCCCCCCCGGAGATGCCCATGGTCCCCACAACTTATG ACCCCACGCTCAAGGTAGATGACAGCAACACACGCATCTTGATCGGGTGCCTGGTGGCGATCATCTTCATCCTAGTGGCCATCATCGTCATCATACTGTGGCGGCAGTTCTGGCAGAAGATGCTGGAGAAG GCATCACGGAGGATGCTAGATGACGAAATGACGGTCAGCCTCTCCCTACCCAGCGAATCCAGCATGTTCAACCACAaccgctcctcctcctccagcgaGCAGGAATCCAGCTCCACCTATGACCGCATATTCCCTCTGGGACCTGATTACCAGGAGCCCTCCCGCCTGATCCGCAAGCTGCCCGAGTTCACCCCAGGGGAGGAGGACACGG CAGGCTGCAGTGGCCCCGTGAAGCCATCCCAGGCCAGCGTCCCCGAGGGCGTCCCCCACTATGCCGAGGCTGACATCGTGAACCTGCAGGGCGTGACGGGCGGCAACACCTACTCGGTGCCGGCCCTCACCATGGACCTGCTCTCGGGCAAGGATGTGGCTGTTGAGGAGTTCCCCAGGAAGCTGTTGACCTTCAAGGAGAAGCTGGGGGAAGGCCAGTTTGGGGAG GTTCACCTCTGCGAAGTGGAGGGGATGGAGAAGTTCATGGGCAAGGACTTTGCCCTGGACGGCTTGGACGCCAGCTCCAACCGCCCCATGCTGGTGGCTGTGAAGATGCTGCGAGCGGATGCCAACAAAAATGCCAG GAACgattttctgaaggaaatcaAGATCATGTCGCGGCTGAAGGATCCCAATATCATCCGGCTGCTGGCAGTGTGCATCACGGATGACCCCCTGTGCATGATCACAGAGTACATGGAGAATGGAGACCTCAATCAGTTCCTGTCCCgccagcaggcaggcagccccccTGCTGGCCATGCGGCCACCGTCAG CTACAGTGACCTGCGGTTCATGGCCACCCAGATCGCCTCTGGCATGAAGTACCTCTCCTCCCTCAACTTTGTGCACCGAGACCTGGCCACACGCAACTGCCTGGTGGGGAAGCAGTACACCATCAAGATAGCTGACTTTGGCATGAGCAGGAATCTCTACAGCGGGGACTACTACCGCATCCAGGGGCGGGCAGTGCTCCCCATCCGATGGATGTCCTGGGAGAGCATCCTGCTG GGCAAGTTCACGACGGCCAGTGATGTGTGGGCATTTGGTGTGACACTGTGGGAGACCTTCACGCTCTGCCGGGAGCAGCCCTACTCCCAGCTGTCTGATGAGCAGGTCATCGAAAACACCGGCGAGTTTTTCCGGGACCAGGGCCGGCAG ACCTACCTTCCCCAGCCTGCACTTTGCCCTGACTCAGTCTATAAGCTAATGCTCAGCTGCTGGAGACGGGACACTAAAGATCGTCCCTCCTTCCAGGACATCCATCGCCTTCTCCAGGAGTCAGCCAGTGAAGAATGA